In Rhinopithecus roxellana isolate Shanxi Qingling chromosome 16, ASM756505v1, whole genome shotgun sequence, a single genomic region encodes these proteins:
- the LOC115894033 gene encoding DNA excision repair protein ERCC-6-like 2 translates to MDPSAPQPCAETAGKDVWHPGERCLAPSPDNGTLCEASIKSVTVDENGKSFAVVLYSDFQERKIPLKQLQEVKFVKDCPRNLIFDDEDLEKPYFPNRKFPSSSVAFKFSDDGDSIPYTINRYLRDYQREGAQFLYGHYIHGRGCILGDDMGLGKTVQKQVARSSQNSREGD, encoded by the exons ATGGATCCCTCGGCGCCACAGCCCTGCGCGGAAACCGCAGGCAAAG ACGTATGGCACCCAGGAGAAAGATGTCTTGCCCCTTCTCCAGATAATGGAACACTTTGTGAAGCAAGCATAAAATCTGTCACAGTGGATGAAAATGGCAAGTCATTTGCAGTTGTCTTATATTCAGAttttcaagaaaggaaaatacCTCTTAAACAGCTTCAAGAAGTAAAATTTGTTAAAGATTGCCCTAGGAATCTTATATTTGATGATGAAGATTTGGAAAAACCTTATTTCCCAAACCGAAAATTTCCATCATCTTCTGTTGCTTTTAAATTCTCTGACGATGGAGACTCTATTCCTTACACCATCAATAGGTATTTGAGAGACTACCAAAGAGAAGGAGCCCAGTTTCTTTATGGACACTACATCCATGGAAGAGGGTGCATTCTTGGTGATGACATGGGACTTGGAAAAACAGTAcag AAGCAAGTTGCTAGGTCCAGCCAGAACTCAAGGGAAGGAGATTAA